In Treponema denticola, one genomic interval encodes:
- the mnmA gene encoding tRNA 2-thiouridine(34) synthase MnmA yields the protein MKVLVGLSGGVDSAVAAKLLIDQGYDVTGVTMQLLPKLSGIYKEQTDDIEDAKKVAAKLGIKHIVYDMRETFKAEIIDYFVEEYKQGRTPNPCFICNSKIKFGLFLEQALKDGFDKIATGHYAKIEKTEIEGDERFLLRQAEDAQKDQSYFLALLTQEQLSRSIFPLGDFTKEKVRSIAEDAGLINAHRPDSQDICFVPDDDYTRVINALAAGSFKEGKFVDTMGNEIGRHKGLQYYTIGQRRGLAIAMGYPVYVVKKDAKANTVTVGKDEELFAESLIASKVNIISKKTIDKEIDIEIKTRYRQQKEKAKLIPLKNEDFKHTGKFKVEFIEPEKAVAEGQAAVFYAGNYIIGGGIIESVERLGIL from the coding sequence AAGGCTATGATGTTACAGGAGTTACGATGCAGCTTTTACCGAAACTATCCGGTATTTATAAAGAGCAGACCGATGATATTGAAGATGCAAAAAAAGTTGCAGCCAAGCTAGGTATAAAGCACATCGTATACGATATGAGGGAAACTTTTAAGGCTGAAATCATCGACTACTTTGTAGAAGAGTACAAACAAGGAAGAACGCCGAATCCCTGCTTTATATGTAACAGCAAAATAAAATTCGGCCTTTTTTTGGAACAAGCTTTAAAGGACGGCTTCGATAAAATTGCAACAGGCCATTATGCAAAAATAGAAAAAACCGAAATTGAAGGCGATGAAAGATTTTTACTAAGACAGGCTGAGGATGCTCAAAAAGACCAAAGCTATTTTTTAGCACTTCTTACTCAAGAACAGCTTTCCCGTTCTATTTTTCCTTTAGGAGATTTTACCAAAGAAAAAGTGAGAAGCATAGCCGAAGATGCCGGTCTTATAAATGCTCACCGTCCCGACAGCCAAGACATCTGTTTTGTTCCAGATGACGATTATACAAGGGTAATAAACGCCCTTGCTGCGGGTTCTTTTAAAGAAGGAAAATTTGTTGATACAATGGGAAATGAAATAGGCCGCCACAAAGGGCTTCAATATTACACCATAGGTCAAAGACGGGGCCTTGCAATCGCGATGGGCTATCCCGTCTATGTTGTAAAAAAAGATGCAAAGGCGAACACGGTTACTGTAGGCAAGGATGAAGAACTCTTTGCCGAAAGCCTCATCGCCTCAAAGGTAAATATAATCTCAAAAAAAACAATAGATAAAGAAATCGATATTGAGATAAAAACACGGTACCGTCAACAAAAGGAAAAGGCAAAATTGATTCCGCTTAAAAATGAGGACTTTAAACATACAGGGAAATTTAAGGTAGAATTTATAGAGCCTGAAAAAGCCGTCGCCGAAGGACAAGCCGCAGTTTTTTATGCCGGCAATTATATCATCGGCGGCGGCATAATAGAATCGGTTGAGAGGCTGGGAATACTTTAA
- a CDS encoding ABC transporter transmembrane domain-containing protein: protein MLYKKSYFKLHAKIVLLSIIPLACSAAIPLLLGKIIDDLNKGFSPEVFRTIIICFIIIFVQKIFNFVWNYNFNTAKNIVAAAETEILLDEFLSAKSNLAGTFNNEKLLNRIANEPYKLGSLYGISPVMLVNNIMMFVVAVCVLLYLNWQLLLLTSLFIPLIYLIGCFVRKNIMKYSKESSLASEKFLLHLGEALKGFLDIKIFSAEKKIKTSLTKVRRDMLKVEKSEEFYQRLYRDINGFLYTSLPLVNLVAGFILMKYGKTTLGAIISFYMYVGHFIEPVQNLADLRMAILNSNEKKKLVDEIKKEFAADLAGHNKAENFNSILLKDIKHSFESKDINIKTDVDISSAGLYGISAPSGLGKSTALKILSGLLYSETAAAYIGGKEVKTLNPDSLNGNIFYINDKSIIFQGTVKENAELTEDAHITKEVFDSIFDESDNLSLETNLETEGTNISLGQKQRVVLLRFFALKEEPKIIILDEALSGLDEVRETQSIEALRKAFPHSIILFITHRKKSFALCDKVFEFKEV from the coding sequence ATGTTGTATAAAAAATCTTATTTTAAATTACATGCTAAAATTGTCTTACTTTCAATTATTCCGCTTGCATGCTCTGCTGCGATTCCATTGCTTTTAGGGAAAATAATAGATGACTTAAACAAGGGGTTTTCACCCGAAGTATTTAGAACCATAATAATTTGTTTTATCATTATCTTTGTTCAAAAAATTTTTAATTTTGTTTGGAACTATAATTTTAATACGGCAAAAAATATTGTTGCTGCTGCAGAAACCGAAATTCTTCTTGACGAGTTTTTAAGTGCAAAGTCTAATTTAGCCGGTACATTTAATAATGAAAAACTTTTAAACCGTATAGCCAATGAACCTTATAAATTGGGTTCTCTTTATGGGATAAGCCCTGTAATGCTTGTCAATAATATTATGATGTTTGTAGTGGCTGTTTGTGTTCTTTTATATTTAAATTGGCAGCTCTTACTTTTAACTTCTCTTTTTATTCCGCTGATATATCTTATAGGCTGCTTTGTAAGAAAAAACATTATGAAGTATTCGAAAGAAAGTTCTTTAGCCTCCGAAAAATTTCTTTTGCATTTAGGTGAAGCCTTAAAAGGTTTTTTAGATATAAAAATTTTTTCTGCCGAAAAGAAAATAAAAACATCCTTAACAAAGGTAAGAAGAGATATGTTAAAGGTGGAAAAATCGGAAGAATTTTATCAGCGGCTTTATCGGGACATAAACGGATTTTTGTACACCTCTTTACCTCTTGTAAATTTAGTCGCCGGTTTTATACTAATGAAATACGGAAAAACTACATTGGGTGCTATAATTTCGTTTTATATGTATGTAGGGCATTTTATTGAACCGGTACAAAATCTTGCCGACCTGCGTATGGCAATTTTAAATTCTAACGAAAAAAAGAAACTGGTTGATGAGATAAAAAAAGAATTTGCCGCCGATTTGGCAGGGCACAATAAAGCCGAAAACTTTAACTCCATTTTATTAAAGGATATAAAACATTCTTTTGAAAGTAAAGACATAAACATTAAAACCGATGTAGATATTTCATCGGCGGGACTTTACGGTATTTCCGCCCCATCAGGTTTAGGTAAAAGTACTGCCTTAAAAATTCTTTCAGGACTTTTATATTCCGAAACGGCTGCCGCTTATATCGGAGGTAAGGAGGTCAAAACCTTAAACCCCGATTCTCTTAACGGAAATATTTTTTACATAAACGATAAGTCTATAATTTTTCAAGGTACGGTTAAAGAAAATGCCGAACTTACCGAAGATGCTCATATTACAAAAGAAGTCTTTGATTCTATTTTTGATGAAAGCGATAACCTTTCGCTTGAAACTAATTTGGAAACTGAAGGAACAAATATTTCGTTGGGACAAAAACAAAGGGTGGTGTTGTTAAGGTTTTTTGCCCTTAAAGAAGAACCTAAAATTATAATATTAGATGAAGCTCTTTCGGGTCTTGATGAAGTAAGGGAAACACAGTCTATCGAAGCATTGCGTAAGGCTTTCCCTCATTCAATTATCCTTTTTATAACTCACCGCAAAAAATCTTTTGCTCTTTGCGATAAGGTTTTTGAATTTAAAGAAGTATAA
- the thiD gene encoding bifunctional hydroxymethylpyrimidine kinase/phosphomethylpyrimidine kinase: MIKLATIAGSDASGGAGLEADLKTFQEYGVYGMAAVTVIATMNPDKEWGHEVFPLDEQTIRAQLETIFKGIGVNAAKTGMLATNYAVELSAEYLKKYNVENYVLDPVMVCKGGDLALNPELNNLIIKKLLPLAKLITPNLFEAGQIAKMPTPSTIEEIKEACKIIHGMGVPYVFIKGGPKLNGEQSSIDIFYDGEQFLKVEGGLIDTRWTHGAGCTTAAAIAAGLGIGLEPYEAVRRAKKFITLSLQNGFQLNKWVGPGNPAAWRKSFN, encoded by the coding sequence ATGATAAAACTTGCAACAATTGCCGGATCGGATGCATCCGGAGGGGCCGGCTTGGAAGCCGACTTAAAAACATTTCAGGAGTACGGTGTATACGGAATGGCTGCCGTTACGGTAATTGCAACGATGAATCCAGATAAAGAGTGGGGACATGAAGTTTTTCCTCTCGACGAGCAAACCATAAGAGCCCAGCTTGAAACAATTTTTAAGGGCATAGGCGTTAACGCTGCAAAAACGGGAATGCTTGCAACAAATTATGCAGTTGAACTTTCTGCCGAATACTTAAAAAAATATAATGTAGAAAATTATGTACTGGATCCTGTAATGGTTTGTAAGGGCGGAGACCTTGCCTTAAACCCCGAGCTTAATAATCTCATTATAAAAAAACTTTTGCCTTTGGCAAAGCTTATTACGCCGAACCTTTTTGAAGCGGGACAGATTGCAAAAATGCCGACGCCTTCTACAATCGAAGAAATAAAAGAAGCCTGCAAGATTATTCACGGAATGGGTGTTCCCTATGTCTTTATAAAGGGCGGACCCAAGTTGAACGGGGAACAATCGTCTATAGATATTTTTTATGACGGCGAACAATTTTTAAAAGTGGAAGGCGGGCTTATCGATACAAGGTGGACACATGGAGCAGGCTGCACAACGGCCGCAGCCATCGCCGCAGGCTTAGGCATAGGCCTTGAACCTTATGAAGCCGTAAGAAGAGCAAAAAAGTTTATCACTTTAAGCCTTCAAAACGGATTCCAACTTAATAAATGGGTCGGTCCCGGCAACCCTGCCGCATGGCGGAAGAGCTTTAATTAA
- a CDS encoding ribonucleotide-diphosphate reductase subunit beta: protein MITEKTILPHKALFNENGDIETHKRKMIGGNTTNLNDFNNMKYSWASDWYRQAMNNFWIPEEINMTTDVQDYRKLSAPEKTAYDKILSFLIFLDSIQTANLPNVGQYVTANEVNLCLTIQAFQEAVHSQSYSYMLDTICSPEERTEILYQWKDDEHLLRRNKFIGDLYNEFQTDKSALAFLKVCVANYILEGVYFYSGFMFFYNLGRNNKMPGSVQEIRYINRDENTHLWLFRSMIQELQKEEPQLFTPQNVELFRGMIKEGCEQEIAWGNYVIGNDIPGLNSQMITDYIQYLGNLRCENLGFAPIYEGHRQEPQSMSWVSQYSNANLIKTDFFEAKSTAYAKSSAMVDDL from the coding sequence ATGATAACGGAAAAAACTATTTTGCCGCATAAGGCCTTGTTTAATGAAAACGGAGATATAGAAACTCATAAGCGTAAGATGATTGGAGGAAACACCACCAACCTAAACGATTTTAACAATATGAAGTATTCATGGGCAAGCGATTGGTACCGTCAGGCTATGAATAATTTTTGGATACCCGAAGAAATAAATATGACCACCGACGTACAGGACTACCGAAAATTATCGGCTCCCGAAAAAACGGCCTATGATAAAATTCTTTCTTTTTTAATTTTCTTGGACAGTATTCAAACTGCAAATCTTCCCAACGTCGGCCAATATGTAACAGCTAACGAGGTGAACCTATGTCTTACCATTCAAGCCTTTCAAGAAGCCGTTCACTCGCAAAGTTACAGTTATATGCTCGACACAATTTGCTCTCCCGAAGAACGGACGGAAATCTTATATCAATGGAAAGATGATGAACATCTTTTACGCAGAAACAAATTTATCGGCGATTTATACAATGAATTTCAAACAGATAAGAGTGCTCTTGCCTTTTTAAAGGTCTGCGTTGCAAACTATATTTTGGAAGGTGTCTATTTTTATTCCGGTTTTATGTTCTTTTATAATTTGGGAAGAAACAATAAGATGCCCGGTTCTGTTCAGGAAATCCGTTATATCAACCGAGATGAAAATACGCATCTCTGGCTTTTCCGCTCGATGATACAGGAACTTCAAAAAGAAGAGCCGCAGCTATTTACTCCGCAAAATGTCGAACTTTTTAGGGGAATGATAAAAGAAGGCTGTGAACAAGAAATAGCTTGGGGAAATTATGTTATAGGAAACGACATTCCCGGGCTTAACAGTCAGATGATTACGGACTATATTCAATATTTGGGAAACCTCAGATGCGAAAACCTCGGTTTTGCACCCATTTATGAAGGGCACAGGCAAGAACCTCAATCTATGAGCTGGGTCAGTCAGTATAGCAATGCGAATCTGATTAAGACCGACTTCTTTGAAGCCAAATCCACCGCCTATGCAAAATCATCGGCGATGGTAGATGACTTATAA
- a CDS encoding AI-2E family transporter gives MYQENKHRLQTISFFVLLAGMLILVGKLFLPYASVLLWSAVIYVLVRPLYNKILSKMNKEKKTFPIKKRLLAGSFAIITVLVVAGVLFFVVIKIFGQGKILVQNIQSFLENINNAESGFSKNDIAAAVNRLSMGTVDISNLDLQKEFLSLLSSSSDKILRYATSLVKNAGSFFLSLVFFAFALYFFYVDGAYLFSLLKHAIPIENETSDKLFSKIGEITTNLFKGLFLVSFYQGLASFIVYLIFGVQSALLLAILTFFSTFLPLVGCGLIWFPVGVGLCFTDGLAKGLIFLVVAGSIISFMDNFLRPFFLKDRIKIHPLLIFFSMLGGVSMFSFDGIILGPMIVILFFTILDMALDIEEEKK, from the coding sequence ATGTATCAAGAAAACAAGCACCGACTTCAAACTATTTCGTTCTTCGTATTACTTGCAGGAATGTTGATTCTTGTGGGTAAATTATTTTTGCCATATGCAAGCGTTTTATTATGGTCGGCAGTAATTTATGTTTTGGTAAGGCCCTTATATAATAAGATACTATCCAAAATGAATAAAGAGAAAAAGACTTTCCCGATAAAAAAAAGATTGCTTGCAGGCAGTTTTGCAATAATAACGGTTCTAGTTGTGGCAGGTGTTTTGTTTTTTGTGGTGATAAAAATATTCGGGCAAGGAAAAATCCTTGTTCAAAATATTCAAAGCTTTTTAGAAAACATAAACAATGCAGAGTCCGGCTTTTCAAAAAACGATATAGCCGCAGCTGTAAACCGTTTATCTATGGGAACGGTAGATATTTCCAACCTTGATTTGCAAAAAGAATTTTTAAGCCTTTTATCTTCTTCTTCGGATAAAATATTGCGGTATGCAACAAGCCTTGTAAAAAATGCCGGTTCGTTTTTTTTATCCCTTGTTTTTTTTGCCTTTGCTCTTTACTTTTTTTATGTAGACGGAGCTTATCTTTTTAGCTTATTAAAACATGCCATTCCTATAGAGAATGAAACATCAGACAAACTTTTTTCTAAAATAGGCGAAATTACAACCAATCTTTTTAAGGGACTTTTTTTGGTTTCGTTTTATCAAGGTCTTGCATCTTTTATAGTTTATCTTATATTCGGTGTGCAAAGTGCACTCTTGCTTGCAATTCTAACCTTTTTTAGCACATTTTTACCCCTTGTCGGCTGTGGCCTAATTTGGTTTCCTGTAGGAGTCGGGCTATGCTTTACGGACGGCCTTGCAAAGGGTCTTATCTTTTTGGTTGTTGCAGGTTCGATAATCAGCTTTATGGATAACTTTCTACGCCCCTTCTTTTTAAAGGATAGAATAAAGATACATCCTCTTTTAATCTTTTTTTCAATGCTGGGCGGAGTGAGTATGTTTTCATTTGACGGTATTATTTTGGGGCCGATGATTGTAATCTTGTTCTTTACGATTTTGGATATGGCCTTGGACATAGAAGAAGAAAAAAAATAA